A single Endozoicomonas sp. NE40 DNA region contains:
- the yqeC gene encoding selenium cofactor biosynthesis protein YqeC, translated as MIPGIDPDKDRIIAATGAGGKTCFLQHLARLLQQSGRTVLLSTTTHIYHPNIDGFAGSVNRVICCTDSEELYTSQPEPASITVAGMICKNPKKLSGIPADLPAELIKRDLYDNILIEADGSHRLPLKAPSEKEPVLPDGYQVLVGVTGWKGIESPVSADTVHRREWFSAVTGLKAGDRIKPGAMSALVNSPSGLFKEPHLKQTLSEKKPCKKIWLLNQLDSQKQRQSGRAFALEVLAHSPSIHTTLLSSFSQPYPWLEPIKNTTLYGLNNDQ; from the coding sequence ATGATCCCGGGCATAGATCCAGATAAAGACCGAATAATTGCCGCAACCGGTGCAGGCGGAAAAACCTGTTTTTTACAACATCTTGCCAGATTGTTGCAACAGTCAGGCCGGACTGTGCTGCTATCTACCACAACGCATATTTATCATCCGAATATTGATGGTTTTGCAGGCAGTGTTAACCGGGTGATCTGCTGCACAGATTCTGAAGAGCTTTATACCAGCCAGCCTGAACCCGCGTCGATTACTGTTGCCGGAATGATCTGTAAAAATCCTAAGAAACTGTCTGGTATTCCGGCTGATCTTCCGGCAGAACTGATTAAGCGCGATCTATACGACAATATTCTTATTGAAGCAGACGGCTCCCATCGGCTTCCCCTGAAAGCGCCTTCCGAAAAAGAACCCGTGTTACCCGACGGTTATCAGGTGCTGGTTGGAGTAACAGGCTGGAAAGGCATTGAGTCACCGGTATCGGCTGATACTGTGCATCGAAGGGAGTGGTTTTCAGCCGTTACCGGTCTCAAGGCTGGCGACAGAATTAAGCCCGGGGCGATGTCAGCGCTTGTTAACTCACCGTCCGGTTTATTTAAAGAGCCTCATTTAAAACAGACGCTTTCTGAAAAGAAGCCCTGCAAAAAAATATGGTTGCTGAATCAGCTGGATTCTCAGAAACAGCGGCAATCTGGCCGGGCCTTTGCGTTAGAAGTTCTTGCTCACTCACCTTCCATTCATACGACACTTTTGAGTAGTTTCTCTCAGCCTTATCCATGGCTGGAACCTATTAAAAATACCACTCTTTATGGATTAAATAATGACCAATAA
- the yqeB gene encoding selenium-dependent molybdenum cofactor biosynthesis protein YqeB, with protein MASLPERFNEVRTPVGLDLGAETPEEIAVSIMSEILAISRHKKPVPMGDTVAEGLKKRVVIRGAGDLATGVALKLHNSGYNVIMLELPEPTVIRTNIAFAQALVNDDKMITIEGVTGRKARSVADALKITEQRNIAVMADPEAASLRQLKPAIMVDAILAKRNLGTHREMAPVTLALGPGFSAGKDVDAVIETCRGHDLGRIIYSGEAKANTGTPGVIGGYGTERVLRSPCAGVVTPLVKIGDLVCEGQTVATVGEYAEPVITQISGKVRGMINPGLKVSEHFKIGDVDPRGASVDHSTTTDKARAIAGGVLEVVLRLSKQNG; from the coding sequence GTGGCATCTCTCCCCGAACGTTTTAATGAGGTTCGCACACCGGTGGGGCTGGACCTTGGCGCAGAAACGCCCGAGGAAATCGCCGTCAGCATTATGTCTGAAATACTGGCCATCAGTCGCCATAAAAAGCCCGTTCCAATGGGCGACACGGTGGCGGAAGGTCTGAAAAAGCGGGTAGTGATTCGTGGCGCTGGCGATCTGGCGACCGGAGTCGCACTTAAGCTGCACAACAGTGGTTATAACGTGATTATGCTGGAGTTGCCCGAGCCAACTGTTATTCGCACCAATATTGCCTTTGCACAGGCCCTGGTAAACGACGATAAAATGATAACGATTGAAGGTGTGACCGGGCGCAAAGCCCGTTCAGTCGCCGATGCGTTGAAGATTACTGAACAGCGGAACATTGCGGTCATGGCTGACCCTGAGGCGGCATCGTTACGACAACTGAAGCCTGCCATCATGGTTGATGCCATTCTGGCAAAACGAAACCTTGGGACACACCGGGAGATGGCTCCGGTGACACTGGCACTGGGTCCCGGTTTTTCAGCCGGTAAGGATGTGGATGCCGTTATTGAAACCTGTCGTGGTCATGATCTGGGGCGTATTATTTATTCCGGTGAGGCAAAGGCCAATACGGGAACGCCCGGCGTGATTGGTGGCTATGGTACTGAACGTGTGTTGCGCTCTCCCTGTGCTGGTGTTGTGACACCACTGGTGAAGATTGGTGATCTGGTTTGTGAAGGCCAGACCGTTGCCACGGTGGGAGAATACGCAGAACCCGTGATTACTCAGATCAGCGGCAAGGTGCGTGGAATGATTAATCCGGGACTGAAAGTGAGTGAACACTTCAAAATTGGTGATGTTGATCCAAGGGGTGCATCGGTGGATCATTCCACCACCACGGATAAAGCCAGGGCTATTGCCGGTGGTGTTCTGGAAGTGGTTTTAAGACTATCAAAACAAAACGGATAA
- the ggt gene encoding gamma-glutamyltransferase, producing MYRQLMSFAVVALLPVWLNASLVSGGGIAPEGSSGLTTKIEVVAEKFMVSAANPLAVKAGFDVLKTGGSAIDAMVAVQTVLGLVEPQSSGLGGGAFLVYYDAEKKELTTFDGRETAPAAATPELFQDKNGKPLAFFDAVVGGRSVGTPGTVKLMSELHARYGKQPWPSLLKPAQELAESGFVVSQRLGSAIQQDKDRLLRYPDTRRYFFREDGQPLAEGDVLKNPEYARALGLLAKQGADAFYHGKIGAQIVKKVQELEDNPGLLSHVDLASYRIKERPVVCAPYRQYSVCGMGPPSSGTLTVGQILGISVQADLGSLQKESPEAWQVIGDATRLAFADRNRYMADTDYVPMPQGLLDQKYLAERAGLISKGKALEQVHAGQPDWDNAVTQADDQSIELPSTTHISIVDKNGNIVSMTSTIENGFGSRVMTNGFLLNNELTDFSFVSHKNGYPVANRVEPGKRPRSSMAPVIVMKNDQPYLVLGSPGGARIISYVANTLIRHLEWGISVQAAIDAPHLQNRSGTYELEAGTGAEALQVPLEKMGYQVRIMDLNSGLQAIQFRDGRLVGASDPRREGTAMGD from the coding sequence GTGTATAGACAGTTAATGTCATTTGCAGTGGTGGCATTATTGCCGGTATGGCTTAATGCCTCTCTGGTTTCCGGGGGAGGCATCGCACCGGAAGGCAGCAGTGGATTAACGACTAAAATCGAGGTGGTTGCGGAAAAATTTATGGTTTCTGCCGCCAATCCTCTGGCCGTGAAGGCAGGTTTCGATGTACTGAAAACCGGTGGCAGTGCCATTGATGCCATGGTGGCTGTGCAAACTGTACTGGGGTTGGTTGAACCACAGTCGTCAGGTTTGGGAGGCGGTGCTTTTCTGGTCTATTACGACGCTGAAAAAAAAGAACTGACCACATTTGATGGCCGTGAAACCGCACCTGCGGCAGCAACGCCTGAGTTGTTTCAGGATAAGAATGGCAAGCCATTGGCGTTTTTCGATGCCGTTGTTGGCGGACGTTCCGTAGGCACTCCGGGAACCGTGAAACTGATGTCTGAACTCCATGCTCGATATGGTAAACAACCCTGGCCATCGTTGCTGAAACCGGCACAGGAACTGGCAGAGAGCGGTTTTGTGGTGTCCCAGCGTCTCGGCAGTGCAATTCAGCAGGATAAGGATCGATTGCTGCGCTATCCGGATACTCGGCGTTATTTTTTCAGGGAGGATGGTCAGCCTCTGGCTGAAGGTGATGTGCTGAAAAATCCTGAGTACGCCAGAGCACTTGGCCTGTTGGCAAAGCAGGGAGCGGATGCGTTTTATCATGGAAAAATTGGCGCGCAGATTGTTAAAAAGGTACAGGAGCTGGAAGATAATCCCGGACTGCTTTCCCATGTGGATTTAGCCAGTTATCGCATAAAGGAACGACCTGTCGTTTGTGCTCCGTACCGGCAATACAGCGTTTGTGGTATGGGACCGCCCAGCTCCGGCACGTTAACGGTTGGACAGATTCTGGGTATTTCTGTTCAGGCAGACCTTGGCTCTTTGCAGAAAGAAAGTCCTGAGGCATGGCAGGTAATAGGCGACGCGACTCGCCTGGCTTTTGCGGATCGTAACCGCTACATGGCGGATACTGATTATGTTCCTATGCCTCAGGGTCTGCTGGATCAGAAGTACCTGGCTGAACGAGCCGGTCTGATTTCAAAAGGCAAAGCATTGGAGCAGGTTCATGCTGGCCAGCCTGACTGGGACAATGCCGTGACTCAGGCCGACGATCAGTCTATTGAGTTGCCTTCCACGACCCATATTTCGATTGTGGATAAAAACGGAAATATTGTCTCGATGACCAGCACTATTGAAAACGGTTTTGGCTCCCGGGTTATGACCAATGGCTTTCTGTTGAATAATGAACTGACAGATTTCTCATTTGTCAGCCACAAAAATGGTTATCCTGTCGCCAACCGCGTTGAGCCAGGTAAGCGCCCCAGGTCTTCCATGGCACCGGTTATTGTGATGAAAAATGACCAGCCTTACCTGGTTCTGGGATCACCGGGCGGCGCTCGTATTATCAGTTATGTCGCGAATACACTGATTCGGCATCTTGAATGGGGTATCTCTGTTCAGGCAGCGATTGATGCGCCTCATCTGCAGAATCGTTCGGGTACTTATGAGCTGGAAGCGGGTACAGGCGCAGAAGCCTTACAGGTACCCCTGGAAAAAATGGGCTATCAGGTTCGGATTATGGATCTTAATTCCGGTCTTCAGGCGATTCAGTTTAGGGACGGACGTCTGGTGGGCGCGTCTGACCCTCGTCGTGAAGGTACTGCGATGGGAGACTGA
- a CDS encoding XdhC family protein: protein MTNNVFSRAAELSDSHTPFAIASIIETSGSAPRHNAQLLVEDSGQTFGTVGGGMVERHVIEEAIAAIKTGQSRMVDASMSRSGKNAMGMDCGGAMKVFIDVHNVKPQLLLIGAGHVNQAVAHLAARLGFAITVADSWKPNLTAERFPKFTRLVDGDTISEAIVKTTITPDTQVVIATNHEDTQALMTVLKTEARHIGQLASRKKVKTLKAKALESGISPRTF, encoded by the coding sequence ATGACCAATAATGTTTTTTCACGAGCGGCAGAATTATCAGACAGTCATACACCTTTCGCTATAGCGTCCATCATTGAAACCAGTGGATCAGCTCCACGGCATAATGCGCAACTTCTTGTAGAAGACAGTGGTCAAACCTTTGGTACTGTGGGTGGTGGCATGGTGGAGCGCCATGTGATTGAAGAGGCCATTGCTGCCATAAAAACCGGCCAGTCACGGATGGTGGATGCCAGTATGTCTCGCAGTGGTAAAAATGCCATGGGGATGGACTGTGGTGGAGCCATGAAGGTTTTTATTGATGTTCACAATGTTAAGCCACAGTTGTTACTGATTGGTGCGGGTCATGTTAACCAGGCCGTGGCCCATCTCGCTGCCAGACTGGGATTTGCCATTACCGTTGCTGACTCCTGGAAACCTAATTTAACGGCTGAACGTTTTCCCAAATTTACCCGGCTGGTTGACGGTGACACGATTTCTGAAGCGATTGTTAAAACCACCATTACCCCTGACACACAGGTCGTTATAGCGACCAACCATGAAGATACCCAGGCGTTGATGACCGTATTGAAGACAGAGGCCAGACACATCGGTCAGCTGGCGAGCCGCAAAAAAGTGAAGACGCTGAAAGCGAAAGCATTGGAAAGTGGCATCTCTCCCCGAACGTTTTAA
- the mocA gene encoding molybdenum cofactor cytidylyltransferase, translating into MNTKLHQCECLIAAAGLSSRMGQWKAMLPFGEPDQTILDCSIANALNCVSRVILVTGYRGEELFERYTNNKRIQIVHNPDYKKGLFSSLQSGIQQATSDHLFITHGDMPFIPEEVFINLFANKGDDIVFPVYQEKAGHPVLLNRRYYQHILNAPVESRMKSLLTALPHRFISVNTHSVHLDIDTPQQYQYLCNKAL; encoded by the coding sequence ATGAATACGAAACTGCACCAATGTGAATGTCTTATAGCGGCTGCCGGCTTGTCATCCCGGATGGGGCAATGGAAAGCCATGCTTCCTTTTGGTGAACCGGATCAAACCATTCTGGATTGCAGTATTGCCAATGCGTTAAATTGTGTCTCCCGGGTTATTCTCGTTACAGGCTACCGGGGTGAAGAACTGTTTGAACGGTATACAAATAATAAGCGGATTCAAATTGTTCATAACCCGGACTATAAAAAGGGTTTATTCAGCTCACTGCAGTCAGGTATACAACAGGCAACCTCTGATCATCTATTTATTACACATGGCGATATGCCATTTATTCCAGAGGAGGTTTTTATCAACCTTTTTGCTAACAAGGGTGATGATATTGTTTTCCCGGTTTACCAGGAAAAAGCCGGACATCCTGTGCTTTTGAATCGCCGCTATTATCAACACATCCTGAATGCGCCTGTTGAAAGCCGAATGAAATCTTTATTAACAGCATTACCCCATCGTTTTATTTCTGTAAACACTCACAGTGTTCATCTGGATATCGATACACCTCAGCAGTATCAATATCTTTGCAATAAAGCTCTTTAA
- the ygfK gene encoding putative selenate reductase subunit YgfK gives MGDIMRPVPFQEMLNRIHGEYQKNQSLFGIKVDQLFRKKNNLRVSVCSETATTAVGPAAGPHTQLAQNIITSWVAGGRFIELKTVQIMDTLEIEKPCIDPDDECYNTEWSTEYTLPKAYDEYLKSWIILHVLESLFDPALGDQQEKSFIFNMSVGYDLKGIKTTRMQTFIDDMMDCSSHENFVAYKESIKQWLRQPEVMATFQHKGRLESLEQQIDQISPKIVQSVTLSTMHGCPPHEIEAICQYMLTVKRIDTFVKLNPTLLGYERVRDILDQRGFDYISLSEESFSHDLQMADALPMLRRLREVASDKGHHFGVKLSNTLGCINDKGRLPGDEMYMSGRALYPLTINLAAIIADEFNGQLPMSYSGGAWKGNIANIFNTGIRPITMATELLKPGGYMRLRDCANALEESGTWNKQEVDVHALQQLAENALTEDEYTEKSWHESPRKQEDVSPRFDCTIAPCKETCPIGQDVPEYIQNVARGDYQGALKLIYDKNPLPGITSHICDHQCMSSCTRKDYEGSIKIRDMKRIAVEQGWEQYESEWEKPKQISQARCAVIGAGPSGLSAAYFLARAGFPVVVFEKEKDAGGIIRNILPNFRIPTEVIQQDIDFVRAHGVQFEFGCDPDINAPMLKNVGGFDYVFMGVGAEKGNNMPLEGDRSRLLPSLSFLRTFNSKPETISLGKNVAVVGGGNTAMDSARAALKIPGVEKVFVFYRRTEHEMPADREEYHNAVADGAEFHFLTNPESMTDDGELTCRVMELGAEDTSGRRRPVATDETMTMPIDTVITAIGESADTELLNSMGLPVGRDGWTIVDKTTCETAVSGIFLIGDAHTGPSTVVRCINEARKATDTIIRRESARTHADTSVLSSDSQTIRQRRGFIPLTNVTRENTEAFAAQEGERCLECNHICNKCVGVCPNRANVALDIPGFKERYQVLHLDAYCNECGNCARFCNWDSKPYKEKLTIFSLMEDFENSTNTGFFVDNEDVWVRHEGEVRKLHINVLGETGELPDEMVTLGRVIRHVYLRYPYLLGAVGH, from the coding sequence ATGGGCGATATTATGCGTCCCGTTCCGTTTCAGGAAATGCTGAATCGAATTCACGGGGAATATCAGAAAAACCAGTCCTTGTTTGGCATTAAAGTTGATCAGCTGTTCAGAAAGAAAAACAACCTCAGGGTCAGCGTCTGCTCTGAAACCGCCACTACCGCAGTAGGCCCGGCAGCAGGACCTCACACACAGCTGGCCCAGAACATTATTACCTCCTGGGTGGCAGGCGGTCGCTTTATCGAGCTGAAAACCGTTCAGATCATGGACACGCTGGAAATTGAAAAGCCCTGCATTGATCCCGACGACGAGTGTTACAACACAGAATGGTCCACTGAATATACCCTGCCCAAAGCGTATGACGAATACCTGAAGTCATGGATTATCCTGCATGTTCTGGAATCGCTATTTGATCCGGCCCTGGGCGACCAGCAGGAAAAAAGCTTTATCTTTAACATGAGCGTGGGTTATGACCTGAAAGGCATCAAAACCACTCGCATGCAGACCTTCATTGACGACATGATGGACTGCAGCAGCCACGAAAACTTTGTCGCTTATAAAGAATCCATCAAACAGTGGCTGCGTCAGCCCGAGGTGATGGCAACGTTCCAGCATAAAGGGCGTCTAGAGTCACTGGAACAACAGATTGACCAGATTTCGCCAAAGATCGTCCAGTCCGTCACTCTGTCCACCATGCATGGCTGTCCTCCCCACGAAATTGAAGCCATCTGCCAGTACATGCTGACAGTGAAGCGTATCGATACCTTTGTAAAACTTAACCCAACCCTGCTTGGCTACGAACGGGTTCGTGACATCCTTGATCAGCGTGGCTTTGATTACATCAGCCTGAGCGAAGAGTCCTTCAGTCACGACCTGCAAATGGCAGACGCGCTGCCTATGTTGCGTCGCCTGCGCGAGGTAGCCTCTGATAAAGGCCATCACTTTGGTGTCAAACTCTCCAATACACTGGGCTGTATAAACGACAAAGGACGTTTGCCTGGTGATGAAATGTACATGTCAGGCCGTGCGCTGTATCCACTGACCATCAACCTGGCTGCCATCATCGCCGACGAGTTTAACGGCCAGCTGCCCATGTCCTACTCCGGTGGTGCCTGGAAAGGCAACATCGCCAATATCTTTAACACCGGCATTCGCCCGATCACCATGGCCACCGAACTGTTGAAGCCCGGTGGTTATATGCGTCTGCGTGACTGTGCCAATGCCCTGGAAGAGTCAGGCACCTGGAACAAACAGGAAGTTGACGTACACGCATTGCAGCAGCTTGCCGAGAACGCACTGACAGAGGACGAGTACACAGAAAAAAGCTGGCATGAGTCACCCCGCAAGCAGGAAGACGTATCACCACGATTTGACTGCACCATTGCCCCCTGTAAAGAAACCTGCCCTATTGGACAGGATGTGCCTGAGTATATTCAGAATGTCGCCAGAGGTGACTATCAGGGCGCGCTCAAACTCATCTACGACAAAAACCCACTGCCTGGCATCACCAGCCATATCTGTGACCATCAGTGCATGTCCAGCTGTACCCGTAAGGATTACGAAGGCTCGATAAAGATTCGTGATATGAAGCGAATCGCCGTTGAACAGGGCTGGGAACAGTATGAATCCGAATGGGAAAAGCCCAAGCAGATATCACAGGCCCGCTGCGCTGTTATTGGCGCTGGTCCAAGTGGATTGTCTGCCGCTTATTTTCTGGCGCGGGCTGGTTTCCCGGTGGTGGTGTTTGAAAAAGAAAAAGACGCTGGCGGTATTATTCGTAACATTCTGCCAAACTTCCGTATTCCGACCGAAGTGATTCAGCAGGATATTGATTTTGTAAGGGCTCACGGCGTTCAGTTTGAATTTGGCTGTGACCCGGATATTAATGCGCCGATGCTGAAAAACGTGGGTGGTTTTGACTACGTCTTTATGGGAGTCGGTGCTGAAAAAGGCAATAACATGCCACTGGAAGGTGACCGCTCCCGACTGCTGCCATCACTGTCTTTCCTGAGAACCTTTAACAGCAAGCCGGAAACGATTTCTCTTGGTAAGAATGTCGCTGTTGTTGGTGGTGGTAATACCGCTATGGACAGTGCCAGGGCTGCCCTGAAGATACCCGGTGTTGAAAAAGTGTTTGTCTTCTATCGCCGGACTGAACACGAAATGCCCGCAGACCGGGAAGAGTACCACAACGCTGTGGCTGACGGGGCAGAGTTCCACTTCCTCACCAACCCTGAATCCATGACTGACGACGGTGAACTGACCTGTCGTGTGATGGAGCTGGGAGCAGAAGACACCAGTGGCCGCCGTCGTCCGGTTGCAACAGATGAGACCATGACGATGCCAATCGACACCGTGATCACAGCCATTGGCGAATCCGCCGACACCGAGCTGCTGAACAGCATGGGCTTACCCGTTGGCCGTGATGGCTGGACCATTGTTGATAAAACCACCTGTGAAACTGCTGTTTCCGGCATTTTCCTGATTGGTGACGCCCATACCGGGCCATCGACGGTTGTTCGCTGTATCAACGAAGCCAGAAAGGCAACGGATACGATCATCAGGCGCGAGTCAGCCCGGACTCATGCGGATACCAGCGTATTGTCGTCTGATTCCCAGACCATTCGCCAGCGCAGAGGGTTCATTCCCCTGACCAACGTTACCCGGGAAAATACTGAAGCCTTTGCCGCCCAGGAAGGGGAACGTTGCCTGGAGTGCAACCACATCTGTAACAAGTGTGTAGGTGTATGCCCTAACCGTGCCAATGTGGCACTGGACATTCCCGGCTTTAAGGAGCGTTACCAGGTTCTTCATCTGGATGCGTACTGCAACGAATGCGGCAACTGCGCCCGGTTCTGTAACTGGGACAGCAAGCCTTATAAGGAAAAGCTGACCATCTTCAGCCTGATGGAAGATTTCGAAAACAGCACCAATACCGGTTTCTTTGTAGATAACGAAGATGTCTGGGTACGCCATGAAGGAGAAGTACGCAAGCTGCATATTAATGTGCTGGGCGAAACCGGTGAGCTTCCGGATGAAATGGTCACCCTTGGTCGTGTG